The Gammaproteobacteria bacterium nucleotide sequence TGGCTCAAATCGCTGCGCGCCATGCTGTACCCATCATTGATATCCGCCTCTCGCAAATGGAACCCACCGATCTTCGCGGTATTCCCTTTCGAGTTGGTAACCTGGTTGAATGGGCCATTCCAGAATTACTTCCTGACGCAACTCGTCATGGCACCGAGGGAATTCTGTTTCTGGACGAGATTACTTCGGCACCTCCCACGGTTTCTGCCTCCGCTTATCAACTCATTCTTGATCGGCGGCTCGGTCACTATCGAGTGCCGGACGGCTGGGCTTTATTCGCAGCTGGCAACCGTCAGGGGGATCGCGGAGTGACTTACGCCATGCCGGCACCGCTCGCCAATCGATTTTCACATTTTGAGGTGGACACCCATTTGGATGATTGGGTGATGTGGGCCAATATTAACGGTATTGATACCCGTCTCATCGCTTTTTTGCGATTTAAGCCTGAATTGTTATTCGATTTCGATCCCGCTCATAATCCTGTGGCTTTTCCTTCACCACGCTCCTGGGAATTTGCTCACCGCGCCCTGAAAAAATTTACAAATAACCACGCATTGCTGTGTGGCGTATTGCAGGCTTGCGTAGGACCAGCCGCTGGGCTTGAACTCCATGCCTTTGTTGAAAAAATGGATTTGATGCCAAATATTGACTCTATTCTGGCTGGCGAGATCGTGGCGGTACCTCACGAGGTGGATTTGCAATATGCAGTGGCCGCTGCACTGGTAGGACGAGCTATTAGTGTTCGTGGCACCCCTGCGGCAGCATTAGTTTATGGTCGTGTTCTTGACTATGCTGGACGTTTTCCGGATCGAGAAATTGGAGTAATGCTGGTTTGGGATCTTTTCCGGGCGATCCATCCTAAAATCGACGAATTAATTAAAATACCGCAATTCGGTCAATGGTCACGAATTGTGATTGATATCGTCAATCATCCCACAGCTAAAACCGGGGGTGTGTAGAGAGTATGATAAAAAGTGGCGGCGGATGGGGTTGCCCACATGAAGTAAATGGAATTTGTCAACATGTTAATGGAAAAAACTGTGATCCTGGAATGAAAGGTTGCGTCCTATTTGGACGTTTTATATTTAGTGATCCGACAAAAAATCGTTCTGAAAAGTCTCACCATATTACCCAACGGCTAAAGCAGGGTGTTTCCACGCCGAATTTAGATGATCGACAATCGAATGAGATCTAGGAGTTACACAGTTGAAAAATAGTAAGTCATTCTGCACGAAGCGAAGCGTAGTTGCAGAATCCATACATAGATTCTGTGACTACGGTCGCTAAGGCGACCTCCTCGCAGAATGACAGAGAAAAATTCAATTTTTTATAAAGTTGCAAGTTCAACTGCGTAACTCTTAGAGATCATCAATCCCTAATCCCTATGAAAAAGAGAAAAAAATTATATTAATTTTTGATTATTATTCACTTATTTTTTTGTTCATCGTATTTAACCGCGCAGAGGTCTCCAATGGACGAAATGGCATGTCTTCCAGGTTGGCGACTTTGCTTTGTTTGCCACGCTTAATCATCAAACGCACATCATTGATTGAATCTGCGTAATGAAGTGCTTCCGCTTCACTGATAATATCCTCTCGATAAAGATCATAGATAGACTGATCAAATGTTTTCATTCCTTCTTCAGCGGAACGGCGCATGACTTCTTTAAGTCCCGGAACTTCCCCTTTGAGCAAAAGGTCAGCCACTAAAGGCGAATTGATGAGAACCTCGACCGCCACTTGCCGACCCTGGCCATCGCGGCGCGGAATTAAGCGTTGAGCAATAATGGCTCTGAGGTTGAGAGAAAGATCCAATAGTAATTGCTGGCGACGATCCTCGGAAAAAAAGTTGATAATGCGATCCAATGCTTGATTGGCGCTATTCGCATGAAGTGTGGAAAGGCACAAATGACCCGTTTCGGCAAAAACAATCGCGTGTTCCATGGTCTCTTTGGAGCGAATTTCACCAATGAGGATCACGTCTGGTGCCTGGCGGAGGGTATTTTTCAAGGCCATTTCGTAAGAAGCCGTGTCCACTCCCACTTCGCGTTGAGTAATAATACAGCCTGCGTGTTGATGGATAAATTCAATTGGATCTTCAATGGTGATAATATGGCCACTAGAATTTTGGTTGCGATAGCCAATCATCGCTGCCAGAGAACTTGACTTTCCACTACCCGTTCCTCCAACGAAAATAATCAGGCCGCGTTTCGTCATGGCAACTTCCTTGAGTACCTGTGGCATTCCCAGCTCGTCCAAACTGGGTATTCTCGTTTCGATCCTGCGGGTTACCATACCTATGTGATTGCGCTGCTGGAAGACATTAACCCGAAATCGTCCGATGTTGGTGGGACTGATTGCGAAATTACATTCATGAGTACGCTCGAATTCTTCACGGTGCTCATTATTCATAATAGAATATACTACTTCTTTGACCTGCTCAGGAGTAAGCGGGTTTGGAATAATTGGTGCAAGTTTGCCATCGACCTTGAGGGTAGGTGGCATATCCGCAGTGATAAACAAATCCGAGGCGCGTTTATGCGTCATTAATTTGAGCAATGCGTTGAAATCCATTAAAATGCGTCCTTATTTTGAGCTTTGACGCGGGCTTCATTCTTGGTCACGACTCCGCGACGCACTAAATCCATAAGATTTTGATCTAAGGTTTGCATTCCAACCGCCTGGCCGGTTTGAATAGAGGAATACATTTGAGGAATTTTATTTTCTCGAATCAGGTTACGAATGGCGGGCGTACCAATCATGATTTCATGAGCCGCAGTTCGTCCTCCGCCAACTTTTTTCAATAATGCCTGAGAAATCACTGCGCGGAGCGATTCCGAAAGCATGGAACGAATCATCTCTTTTTCGGCGGCGGGGAATACATCCACGATGCGATCAATGGTCTTGGCGGCGGAACTGGTATGCAGAGTACCAAAAACCAAATGACCAGTTTCGGCCGCGCTCAAGGCTAGACGAATCGTTTCCAGGTCGCGCATTTCCCCCACGAGAATAATATCCGGGTCCTCGCGTAAGGCCGATCGCAATGCTTCGGAAAATCCCAGGGTATCACGGTGAACCTCGCGCTGGTTTACCAGGCATTTTTTACTTTGATGAACAAATTCAATGGGATCTTCGATGGTAAGGATATGGCCAGCTTCAGTATTATTTTTATAGTCAACCATAGCTGCGAGGGTGGTAGATTTTCCCGAACCAGTGGGACCCGTCACCAATACAATGCCTCTTGGGTTATCGGCGATATCTTTGAATATTGCTGGGGTATTCAATTCCTCCAGGCTTTTGATGACCGAAGGAATGGTGCGGAGTACGCCACCAGCACCGCGGTTATGATTGAAAGCATTCACGCGGAATCGGGCCAACCCTGGAACTTCGAAAGAGAAGTCTGTTTCCAGCTTTTCCTCGAAATCCTTGCGCTGGCGGTCGTTCATGATATCGTAAAGAAGACCATGCACCGCCTTGTGGTCAAGCGCCGGAACATTAATACGTTTAATGTCGCCATGAATACGAATCATGGGTGGCAATCCGGCGGAAAGGTGAAGGTCGGAAGCATCACTTTTGACGCTGAAAGTTAATAATTCGGTAATATCCATCGGTGTTCTCTTGAAATTGGTAGTGGATTTATTTTGCGAAATGGAACCAAATATAACAACAGTATTAAATTCAGTTTCACTTTTTTTATTTTCGACGTGCAGTGGGAAGCAAACCGAAAAATTAGATGAGGTCTTACTTTTTGTTCAATAAAAGGACCAACGTAAATCACCCCACGCATAAATGCGGGGGCTTTAATGGAATAAAGCCTGGTTTACCAGCCTAAGTCCGAGAAATTGGACTCCGTTGCAACGAAGTAAAAGACTCACCCTAGGGCGCTTCCTCAACTCTAGGCTCTGAAAGTGGCAGATGCAGACAATCTCAGGGGTAAGAGCGAAACGGTTTGTCGCAAGATTCAAAGTATCGAATCCAAGCTGCGTTGCAACATTGGCGAGGGGGGCGACGGAATTAAAAATCCGTCCGTCACTAGGCCCTTACGGGCATTCCGTCTTTAATTAGGCGGTGGCAGCCGGGAAAGACCGGCAACTTCTACTTCAAAATCAAACTCAACTAACAGGAGGACGGCGCTTCCTCCCCTTGGCTCAATCCAGGGGTTTCCGCGCCGGAAATGCTGGATGATTGATCTTGCATGGCAGATGGCGCGGGTAAGCGAACGGTTACGCGCTGCGGAACGTGCTGCGGGTAGAGCAGAGGGTAGTGTACAACTACTGGCGGTCAGCAAGACCCATCCCGCATGCAGCATACGGGAATTGGCGATGCTTGGGCAGTATTGCTTTGGTGAGAATTACCTCCAAGAAGCCCAAGTCAAACTCCCGCTACTGGCGGATCTTAATCTCGAATGGCATTTCATCGGTCCAATGCAATCCAACAAGACCCGTCCTGTGGCGAGCTTATTCCAATGGGTCCACGGTGTGGATCGTTGGAAGGTGGCGCAACGCCTCAGCGCTCAACGCTCTACGGAATTACCGCCACTTAATATTTGCTTGGAGGTCAATGTCAGTAGCGAGGTCAGCAAATCCGGGGTGATGCCCTCCAATCTGCTAGACCTGGCGATGGGAGTAGCGGCTCTCCCTGGTGTGCGTTTACGTGGTCTCATGACCATCCCTGCACCTCTTGCGCCAGATATTGATGCCAACGCCGCGCGCGCACCTTTTCGCGCCTTACGTGAATTATTCGAGGATCTACGAACACGCGGTCTTGATATTGATACTCTTTCCATGGGAATGTCCGATGATCTGGAGGCCGCAGTGGCTGAGGGCGCAACCATTGTTAGGGTAGGAACAGCGATTTTTGGGCCAAGATCGCAAGGATAAAATCCATATTTCATAAAGTTTTAGCACATGCCGAGGAAATCATTAAAGTGGCGAAAATAGTACAAGATCTAGCGGCAATGCCGGATGAAAACGGTCACTATGGCCCTTATGGCGGGCGATTCGTGGCTGAAACCTTAATGGCACCCTTGGAGGAATTAAACGCTGCCTATGCGCGTTATCGTAACGATACCGAATTTCAGGCTGAACTGGATGCTGATCTTGCTCATTACGTAGGTCGGCCTTCACCTCTTTACCCTGCGGAGCGTCTTGCCCGCGAACTGGGCGGAGCGCGAATTTATCTAAAACGCGAGGATCTCAATCACACTGGCGCTCACAAAGTGAACAATACTGTTGGTCAGGCGCTGCTTGCCAGGCGTATGGGTAAGCAGCGAGTGATTGCTGAGACCGGTGCCGGCCAACATGGTGTCGCTACCGCCACCGTTGCGGCTCGTCTTGGGATGGAGTGCGTGATTTACATGGGTGCCGAGGATATTCGTCGTCAGGCGATCAACGTTTATCGCATGAAACTCCTTGGCGCAACTGTGGTGCCCGTCACTTCGGGTTCGCGTACCCTCAAGGACGCGCTCAATGAGGCCATGCGCGACTGGGTGGCCAATGTCGATACCACTTTTTATATCATCGGAACGGTCGCTGGTCCTCACCCCTATCCAGCGATGGTACGCGATTTTCAGGCTATCATTGGGCGTGAAACCCGCGTTCAATGTCTGAGACAAATTGGAGGCTTACCCGATGCCCTGGTCGCCTGCGTGGGCGGAGGTTCCAACGCTATTGGCTTGTTTCATGCCTTCCTTAACGACTCCGAGATTGCTCTTTACGGAGTAGAAGCCGCAGGTGACGGCCTCGCTACAGGCCGCCACGCTGCTCCGCTCAACGCTGGCCGACCTGGCGTACTGCACGGCAACCGTACTTATTTAATGTCAGACAACGATGGCCAAATCATTGAGACTCATTCGATTTCAGCTGGTCTTGATTATCCGGGAGTCGGTCCTGAGCATTCCTGGCTCAAGGACATCGGACGCGTCACCTATGTTGCCGCGACCGATACTGAAGCACTGGACGCCTTCCATCGTCTCACCCGCGTGGAAGGCATTCTTCCCGCTTTAGAATCTGCCCATGCGGTTGCTTATGCCTTACGCCTCGCGCCTACCTTGCGTCCTGACCAAACTATTGTCGTCAACCTTTCAGGACGCGGCGACAAGGACATCCACACTGTAGCCGCCTACGAGGGGATTACCGTATGAGTAGAATTACTAATACTTTCAATAATCCACGCCATCATAAAAAAATTTTGATTCCTTTTATTACCGCAGGAAATCCAGATCGCGTCACGACCGTGTCCCTGCTCCACGCCATGGTTGATGCGGGTGCGGATATCCTAGAGTTAGGCATACCTTTTTCCGACCCGATGGCAGATGGCCCAGTCATTCAGCGCGCCAGTGAGCGGGCGCTTGCCCAAGGAGTGACTCTGCGCGACGTGCTGGAGATGGTTCGTGCTTTCCGGCGCAAAAATTCCCAAACTCCGGTGGTTCTCATGGGTTATCTTAATCCACTGGAGGCGATGGGCTATCGTGCCTTCGCCACCGCTGCCGCCGAGGCCGGGGTCGATGGGGTGCTCACTGTTGATCTACCACCGGAAGAATCCGGCGCGTTGGTTACGGTGCTGCGCGAGGTCGGTCTAGATCCAATTTTTCTGATCGCACCGACCTCCACCCAAGAACGAATCGCCATGATCAGCGCAGTTGCCAGCGGGTTTATTTACTACGTCGCGATCAAAGGAGTTACCGGAACCGCGATCCTCGATATCCCCTCAGTGGCCGCCAAACTTGACGTAGTGCGACAAGCAACGGATCTTCCCATCGGGGTTGGTTTCGGTATTCGTGACGCCATCTCAGCGGCATCTGTAGCGAGCGTTGCGGACGCTGTAGTGGTAGGCAGCGCAGTGGTCGCACGAATCGAGACCCTAGCGCAACAAGGATCAGCGGTTATTCCCGAGGTTGCGGCCTTCATTGCTGAATTACGAGCAGCCATCGACGCCATTTGATCATTTTTATGCTTATCAATCGAGTCCGTCACGAGAAATAAAACCTAATGTCAGATACTCTTAGCTGGTTCCAAAAACTTCTCCCCTCCCGCATCCGTACCGAAGGCGGTAATAAAAAAGTTCCCGAAGGGTTATGGACTAAATGCGCCGCTTGTAGCGCGGTGCTATTTCGCGCAGAACTGGAGCGTGGTTTGGAGGTTTGTCCTAACTGTGATCATCACATGCGTATTGGGGCACGCGATCGCCTTGATCGTTTTCTTGACCCCACGCCCAGGGAGGAAATTGGCGCAGTTCTTGAGCCGGTGGATATTCTTAAATTTCGGGATAGCAAGCGTTACAAAGACCGTCTCGTTCAGGCGCAAAAAGATACTAGCGAAAAAGATGCACTGGTGGCGATCCGTGGAGCGGTTGAAGGTCTACCTTTAGTAGCAACGGCTTTTGAGTTTCGTTTCATGGGTGGATCGATGGGTTCGGTGGTGGGAGAAAAATTTGTGCGCGCTGTTGATTGTTGCCAGGATTGGCAGATACCGCTGGTGTGTTTTTCTGCCAGCGGCGGAGCACGGATGCAAGAGGCGTTACTTTCATTGATGCAAATGGCTAAAACTTCAGCGGCATTGGGAAAACTTTCTCGTGAGGGGATTCCTTTCATCTCGGTGTTGACTGATCCGACCATGGGTGGCGTTTCAGCGAGCCTTGCCATGCTTGGCGATATCAACATCGCTGAACCTAAAGCCCTGATCGGTTTTGCTGGCCCACGGGTTATCGAACAAACTGTCCGCGAGACCCTTCCCGAGGGATTTCAGCGTTCCGAATTCCTGCTGGAACACGGCGCTATTGATCTCATCGTCGATCGTCGGGAAATGCGTAGTCGTATCGCCCGACTGCTATCTATCCTAACCAACCATCCATTGACAGAACTTGCTCTCTCCTAACCGAATCTGCTTCCTAAAATATGCACATAAGTGTTTATGTACTCAAATTAAGGATAATTCGCACTCCGTTGATAGTGTTATCACTGCAACTGGAGTCCTGGTTGGGCAGTCTCAACCGGAGGCTAGCCTGCGCTAGCAACATCATTACTTATTTACATAGCCCCCGGCCTTGCCGTGAAATTTAACTCGTTGATCATCCTTGGGCGAGCTAATTTGCGAACCAATGTACGTCACGTAATGACGGTACGCGAAACTTTCGCGCTATGGATACTATCCACGCACGAATTATAAATAAGCATGCTTAAAAAACAAAGAGGATATCTTTATTTATCTTTTTTATTCTTCTCTCTTTAGTGGGTTTTCTTGGGTCGGTAGTGTTTTTCATATCCATAATTGAACACTATTATTCATATTATAAGCTACTAGAGTCTAGCTCCATTCATTAAAAATTTTTGAGAAACGTTACTCTTGAAAGGGCTGGAAGTTTTTGTGATGCTTCGTTTTCTTTCGCAATGTTTCAATCCACATCCGACCTCATCCAAATCCGGCGCGGAAACCCCTGGCTTGAGCCATGGGGAGGAAGCGCCGTCCTCCTGTTTTTTGATTTTGAAGTTAAGAAAGAGCCGGTCTTTCCCGGCTGTCAGCCCTTACGGGCCTGGTGACACGAGTCTTGCGACCCGGCTCCCCTCGCCAATGTTGCAACGCAGATTCAGTTCTTGCGAACCTTGCGGCAGACCGTTTCGTACTACCCCCGAGCTTGTCTGCTCCTGCCACTTTCAGCGCCTGGAGTTGAGGAAGCGCCCCAGGGTGAGTCTTTTACTTCGTTGCAACGTAGTCCGATTTCCCGGACCCTGGCTGGTAAACCAGGCTTTCTTCCATTAAAGCCCCCGGCTTTAGCCGTGGGGTGATTTACGGCTCGCTTCGATGTCTCTAGTATATGATCCACTTGGACGGATAAAATTTTAACACTTCAACCCTCACAGCCACGAATTTATCATACCTTCCATGGATACCTCTTGCGGTGCGCTGTTCCACAACATTGGATTACTGGCTAGATACGCGGACACGGTAGTCTGTGAAACAATGATCACATTGATTGCCTCCCTCAAAATGCGTGGGTTCAACGTCCTGCTTGATGAGCGTGGCGCTCAACTTACTGATTACCACGAAGTCCGTGTATCTACTTTACGATCTATCGGAGAAACGTGCGATCTGGTCATTGTATTAGGTGGAGATGGAACATTACTGAATGCCGCTCGCAGCCTGGCAAACTATAATGTACCCTTGCTTGGCATCAATCTTGGTTATTTGGGATTTCTAGCAGATATCCCGCCCAAGAGCATGGAGGAGGCACTGGATTCCATTTTAAATGGCCAGTATGAATCAGAGGAACGTTGGCTGCTGCATGCCACGGTTCTACGTAGCGGCGAGATGATTAGTACCAGCGATGCCTTTAATGACGTTGTAATTCATCGCTGGAACGTTCCCCAAATGATCGAATTTGAGACTTACGTCAATGATCGTTTTGTTTATACTCTGCGCGCTGATGGCCTAATCATTTCTACCACAACTGGCTCAACCGCCCATGCTTTATCTGCCGGTGGACCAATTATTTATCCAACGTTGCCCGCTACCTTAATTGTGCCGATTTGTCCTCACACAGTAAGTAATCGTCCTCTAGTTGTATCAAATGAAGCTATTGTTGAAATCGTAATCAGTGATGGCAATTACCAACAAGCCCAGCTAACCTGTGATGGTCAAATTAATTTAGGCATTGTATCTGGCGATCGGATTGTAATTAAAAAACGTGATGGCTGTGTTCGCTTGATTCACCCTAAAGGTTACGATTATTTTAGCATCCTGAGAGAAAAACTTAACTGGAGCAAAAAAATTGTTGGCTCCAGATAGTCCGAAATTCAATTATTATATAATTTAAGGAGTCGAGATGGAAAATGTATGGACAAAACTCGGTGCCATCTTCACACTATTCCGCTTCTTCAATCAGATCCTTTAAGGAGTCATTCCCTTGGCCAACACTGCCCAAGCCAAAAAACGTGCCCGTCAATCCGAAATCCGCCGTCAGCGGAACGTTAACCATCGATCCAAACTGCGTACCTACCTTAAAAAAGTAGTTAAGGCTATTAGTGAGGGAAATCTTCCTCTGGCACAAACCGCTTACAAGGATGCAGTCCCGATCATCGACAGCATGGCGCGCCGAGGCATCATTCATGGTAACAAGGCTGCTCGACACAAGAGCCGCCTTAATCGACACATCCATCACATGGTTAACACAGCAGCCGCTACTGGTTGAGAAACTCTGGCTAATTCCGGCAATCAAGTTCTGATATTCCCAGGAATATCCGAACTATGCTGTTTTCGGCAGTAAATCACCCCACGCATAAATGCGGGTGCTTTAATGGAAAAAAGCCTGGTTTACCAGCCTAAGTCCGAGAAATAGGACGCCGTTGCAACGAAGTAAAAGACTCACCCTAGGGCGCTTCCTCAACTCAGGGCTGCTGAAAGTGGCAGATGCAGACAATCTCAGGGGTAAGAGCGAAACGGTTTGTCGCAAGATTCA carries:
- the rpsT gene encoding 30S ribosomal protein S20; this encodes MANTAQAKKRARQSEIRRQRNVNHRSKLRTYLKKVVKAISEGNLPLAQTAYKDAVPIIDSMARRGIIHGNKAARHKSRLNRHIHHMVNTAAATG
- the nadK gene encoding NAD kinase, which gives rise to MDTSCGALFHNIGLLARYADTVVCETMITLIASLKMRGFNVLLDERGAQLTDYHEVRVSTLRSIGETCDLVIVLGGDGTLLNAARSLANYNVPLLGINLGYLGFLADIPPKSMEEALDSILNGQYESEERWLLHATVLRSGEMISTSDAFNDVVIHRWNVPQMIEFETYVNDRFVYTLRADGLIISTTTGSTAHALSAGGPIIYPTLPATLIVPICPHTVSNRPLVVSNEAIVEIVISDGNYQQAQLTCDGQINLGIVSGDRIVIKKRDGCVRLIHPKGYDYFSILREKLNWSKKIVGSR
- the accD gene encoding acetyl-CoA carboxyltransferase subunit beta; translation: MSDTLSWFQKLLPSRIRTEGGNKKVPEGLWTKCAACSAVLFRAELERGLEVCPNCDHHMRIGARDRLDRFLDPTPREEIGAVLEPVDILKFRDSKRYKDRLVQAQKDTSEKDALVAIRGAVEGLPLVATAFEFRFMGGSMGSVVGEKFVRAVDCCQDWQIPLVCFSASGGARMQEALLSLMQMAKTSAALGKLSREGIPFISVLTDPTMGGVSASLAMLGDINIAEPKALIGFAGPRVIEQTVRETLPEGFQRSEFLLEHGAIDLIVDRREMRSRIARLLSILTNHPLTELALS
- the yggR gene encoding Type II/IV secretion system family protein, coding for MDITELLTFSVKSDASDLHLSAGLPPMIRIHGDIKRINVPALDHKAVHGLLYDIMNDRQRKDFEEKLETDFSFEVPGLARFRVNAFNHNRGAGGVLRTIPSVIKSLEELNTPAIFKDIADNPRGIVLVTGPTGSGKSTTLAAMVDYKNNTEAGHILTIEDPIEFVHQSKKCLVNQREVHRDTLGFSEALRSALREDPDIILVGEMRDLETIRLALSAAETGHLVFGTLHTSSAAKTIDRIVDVFPAAEKEMIRSMLSESLRAVISQALLKKVGGGRTAAHEIMIGTPAIRNLIRENKIPQMYSSIQTGQAVGMQTLDQNLMDLVRRGVVTKNEARVKAQNKDAF
- the trpB gene encoding tryptophan synthase subunit beta translates to MAKIVQDLAAMPDENGHYGPYGGRFVAETLMAPLEELNAAYARYRNDTEFQAELDADLAHYVGRPSPLYPAERLARELGGARIYLKREDLNHTGAHKVNNTVGQALLARRMGKQRVIAETGAGQHGVATATVAARLGMECVIYMGAEDIRRQAINVYRMKLLGATVVPVTSGSRTLKDALNEAMRDWVANVDTTFYIIGTVAGPHPYPAMVRDFQAIIGRETRVQCLRQIGGLPDALVACVGGGSNAIGLFHAFLNDSEIALYGVEAAGDGLATGRHAAPLNAGRPGVLHGNRTYLMSDNDGQIIETHSISAGLDYPGVGPEHSWLKDIGRVTYVAATDTEALDAFHRLTRVEGILPALESAHAVAYALRLAPTLRPDQTIVVNLSGRGDKDIHTVAAYEGITV
- the pilU gene encoding Type IV pilus ATPase PilU, translating into MDFNALLKLMTHKRASDLFITADMPPTLKVDGKLAPIIPNPLTPEQVKEVVYSIMNNEHREEFERTHECNFAISPTNIGRFRVNVFQQRNHIGMVTRRIETRIPSLDELGMPQVLKEVAMTKRGLIIFVGGTGSGKSSSLAAMIGYRNQNSSGHIITIEDPIEFIHQHAGCIITQREVGVDTASYEMALKNTLRQAPDVILIGEIRSKETMEHAIVFAETGHLCLSTLHANSANQALDRIINFFSEDRRQQLLLDLSLNLRAIIAQRLIPRRDGQGRQVAVEVLINSPLVADLLLKGEVPGLKEVMRRSAEEGMKTFDQSIYDLYREDIISEAEALHYADSINDVRLMIKRGKQSKVANLEDMPFRPLETSARLNTMNKKISE
- the yggS gene encoding PLP homeostasis protein; this translates as MIDLAWQMARVSERLRAAERAAGRAEGSVQLLAVSKTHPACSIRELAMLGQYCFGENYLQEAQVKLPLLADLNLEWHFIGPMQSNKTRPVASLFQWVHGVDRWKVAQRLSAQRSTELPPLNICLEVNVSSEVSKSGVMPSNLLDLAMGVAALPGVRLRGLMTIPAPLAPDIDANAARAPFRALRELFEDLRTRGLDIDTLSMGMSDDLEAAVAEGATIVRVGTAIFGPRSQG
- a CDS encoding hypothetical protein (Evidence 5 : Unknown function), with the protein product MIKSGGGWGCPHEVNGICQHVNGKNCDPGMKGCVLFGRFIFSDPTKNRSEKSHHITQRLKQGVSTPNLDDRQSNEI
- a CDS encoding AAA domain-containing protein, with translation MRPTHLLSILDSEFMSVRSGYHTPVMLWGPPGVGKSQMVAQIAARHAVPIIDIRLSQMEPTDLRGIPFRVGNLVEWAIPELLPDATRHGTEGILFLDEITSAPPTVSASAYQLILDRRLGHYRVPDGWALFAAGNRQGDRGVTYAMPAPLANRFSHFEVDTHLDDWVMWANINGIDTRLIAFLRFKPELLFDFDPAHNPVAFPSPRSWEFAHRALKKFTNNHALLCGVLQACVGPAAGLELHAFVEKMDLMPNIDSILAGEIVAVPHEVDLQYAVAAALVGRAISVRGTPAAALVYGRVLDYAGRFPDREIGVMLVWDLFRAIHPKIDELIKIPQFGQWSRIVIDIVNHPTAKTGGV
- the trpA gene encoding Tryptophan synthase alpha chain; its protein translation is MSRITNTFNNPRHHKKILIPFITAGNPDRVTTVSLLHAMVDAGADILELGIPFSDPMADGPVIQRASERALAQGVTLRDVLEMVRAFRRKNSQTPVVLMGYLNPLEAMGYRAFATAAAEAGVDGVLTVDLPPEESGALVTVLREVGLDPIFLIAPTSTQERIAMISAVASGFIYYVAIKGVTGTAILDIPSVAAKLDVVRQATDLPIGVGFGIRDAISAASVASVADAVVVGSAVVARIETLAQQGSAVIPEVAAFIAELRAAIDAI